The nucleotide sequence CTTTGGAAGATGGAAATTTGTTATAAGCCCATCTACTATCTTGTATTTATATCCAGGATATATGTATATATCAGTCCACCCAGACTGTTCTCTAACATTTCCTTTTTCATCTGCAATAGTCTCCAAGGTTCTAGTTGAAGTTGTTCCAACAGATATAATTCTTCCACCATTTTTTCTAGTTTCATTTATAGTATCAGCACTCTCTTTTGAAAGCATATAATACTCCGAATGCATATGGTGACTTTCTATATTTTCTACCTTTACAGGCCTAAATGTACCAAGACCAACATGAAGAGTTAAAAATACAGTTTTTATTCCCTTAGCTCTTATTTTATCTAATAGCTCATTTGTAAAATGCAACCCTGCTGTAGGTGCTGCTGCAGATCCATTATTTTTTGAGTATACAGTCTGATACTCTTCTTTATTTTCTAATTCTTCTGTTATATACGGTGGGAGTGGCATTTGCCCAAGCTTATCAAGTATTTCTTCAAAAATCCCTTCATACTTAAATTCCACAACTCTATTGCCGTCTTCTCCTATACTCTTAATTACTGCCTTTAAAACTCCACCACCAAACTCAAACTCGGCTCCAACTTTTGCTCGCTTACCTGGTTTAACAAGAGTTTCCCACGTATCTTTATCAATTCTCTTTAGAAGTAAAAACTCCATCTTTCCGCCTGTTCCTACCTTATTTCCAATAAGTCTTGCAGGCAAAACTCTTGTATCATTTAGTACAAGGCAATCTCCTGGATTTAAATAATCTATTACATCTTTAAAAATTCTATGCTCTACTTCTCCACTTTTTTTATCTACTACCATAAGCCTACACTCATCTCTTTTATCACAAGGATGCTGAGCTATAAGTTCTTCTGGTAAGTAATAATCAAAATCTTCTAACTGCAAAATATCCACATTCCTTTCATTTACCTACTTAAAATCTTACTTTTCCTTTTTAAAAAATGAGCATTGATCATTATTTACAGTACCATTTTTTTTCATATTAAATGGCACTTTTAAATGTTCATATGCTTTTTTAGTTGCCATTCTACCTCTAGGGGTCCTCATTATAAATCCCTTTTGAAGAAGATAAGGTTCATATACATCTTCTATAGTATCTATCTCTTCTCCAACAAAATAAGACAAAGTTTCAATGCCTACAGGTCCTCCAGCAAAATTATTAACTATTGCCTGTATTATTTTATTATCTATGCTATCAAAACCTTCATCATCAACTTCAAGTAAATTAAGGGCCTTTTTAGCAGAATCAAGATTAACTATACCTCTCCCCTTTACATCTGCATAATCCCTAACCCGCTTAAGAAGCCTATTTGCAATTCTAGGAGTACCTCTTGATCTCATTGCAATTTCGAGAGCTGCATCTTCATCGATATCAATATCAAGTATAGATGATGATCTTACTATTATTTCCTTAAGTTCTTCATCATTATAAAACTCCATAGGGCAAAGAACACCAAATCTATCCCTTAAGGGTGCAGTTAATAATCCTACCCTAGTTGTAGCTCCTATAAGAGTAAATTTAGGCAAATCAAGTCTTATAGATTTTGCGGCAGCTCCTTTACCTATTATTATATCCAAAGCATAGTCTTCCATTGCAGGGTATAATATTTCTTCAACACTTCTGTTAAGCCTATGTATTTCATCTATAAATAGTACATCATACTCAGAAAGTCCTGTTAAAATAGCGGCTAAATCCCCTGCTCTTTCAATAGCTGGTCCAGATGTAACTTTTAAATTTCCACCCATTTCCTTAGCTATTATATTTGCAAGAGTAGTTTTTCCAAGACCTGGAGGCCCATAAAAAAGTACGTGATCAAGAGCCTCACCTCTCTTTTTAGCTGCCCTTATAAATATATCCATTTTTTCTTTTACTTTACTTTGACCTATATATTCATTTAACTTTTGAGGCCTTAAGTTATATTCTGCAGAATCTTCTTCTAAATTTACTGATGTTAAAATTCTATCATCCATATTAAATCACTCTCAATTCATTAAAAACCTTAAACAACTTTTTATAATATTTTCAATGCCTTCACTCTTGTCCACATTATTTATAGCCCTATCTGTTTCTTTTTCTGAGTATCCAAGCGAATTTAATGCAAATCTTACTTCTTCTAGCTTC is from Clostridium acetobutylicum ATCC 824 and encodes:
- the queA gene encoding tRNA preQ1(34) S-adenosylmethionine ribosyltransferase-isomerase QueA, with amino-acid sequence MQLEDFDYYLPEELIAQHPCDKRDECRLMVVDKKSGEVEHRIFKDVIDYLNPGDCLVLNDTRVLPARLIGNKVGTGGKMEFLLLKRIDKDTWETLVKPGKRAKVGAEFEFGGGVLKAVIKSIGEDGNRVVEFKYEGIFEEILDKLGQMPLPPYITEELENKEEYQTVYSKNNGSAAAPTAGLHFTNELLDKIRAKGIKTVFLTLHVGLGTFRPVKVENIESHHMHSEYYMLSKESADTINETRKNGGRIISVGTTSTRTLETIADEKGNVREQSGWTDIYIYPGYKYKIVDGLITNFHLPKSTLVMLVSALSSRDNILNAYKIAVENRYRFFSFGDAMFIK
- the ruvB gene encoding Holliday junction branch migration DNA helicase RuvB; this encodes MDDRILTSVNLEEDSAEYNLRPQKLNEYIGQSKVKEKMDIFIRAAKKRGEALDHVLFYGPPGLGKTTLANIIAKEMGGNLKVTSGPAIERAGDLAAILTGLSEYDVLFIDEIHRLNRSVEEILYPAMEDYALDIIIGKGAAAKSIRLDLPKFTLIGATTRVGLLTAPLRDRFGVLCPMEFYNDEELKEIIVRSSSILDIDIDEDAALEIAMRSRGTPRIANRLLKRVRDYADVKGRGIVNLDSAKKALNLLEVDDEGFDSIDNKIIQAIVNNFAGGPVGIETLSYFVGEEIDTIEDVYEPYLLQKGFIMRTPRGRMATKKAYEHLKVPFNMKKNGTVNNDQCSFFKKEK